CTCTTCACAATGCATGTGCAATAGACAGTTGCATGAAAGCATAACCATCTGAAAACAAGAAACAAAACCACAATGCTGAAACCGCAAAAGTACGTCAAAGAAAACCGCTAGCTAGAAGCCAAGCTGTAAGCACTGTCAGCATCTCTAGGGGAAGTTTGTGTCTGGGGAAGCATGCAAAGCTCACACAGGGCTTTAAAAGGTGTGCAGGCTGTGAAATGGGTCGGTTGAGTGTGGAACACATGGGTTCGTCCTGTAACATCTGGGTGTTGTTGATGATCCAGTTACTGATGTACAGGATGGGTGATCTGCAAGAGCAGTCCCAGGGGTTCCCCTCCAGGTGGAGGGCCTTCAGGCTCTGCAAAGGCTCCAGTGTCCCATTCAAAAGAGTACTGAGGCGGTTTGATTTCAGGTGAAGTTTCTGGAGACGGTGAGGGCCTTGAAACATGTCAGGGTGTAGCTGTTCTATCTGGTTGTTGTCTAAGTCAAGCTCCTGTAAGTTGGCCAGGGGTGTGAAGACTTGAGGGTGCAAGGCCACCAAGCGGTTGTTCTGGAGAAGGAGTCTACGTAGGTCATCCAGGGAGTCGAAGGTTGCATGTGGGAGATCACGGAGCTGATTGAAGCTGAGATGAAGCTCCTTTAGTGTACCTAACCCATCAAAGCCTGCAGGAGTCAGTGCTGTGAGGCGGTTGTTATCCAAATCCAGCATCTTGAGGCTGCGAAGCTCAGAAAATATGCCTGTGGGAAGATCTTCGATCAGGTTTTCATTCAGCAGGAGCTCTCTCAGGTTTCCAAGGGTAGAAAACTGCTCAGGTTGAAGAGCTGTGAGACAGTTATTGGAAAGCTTCAGGGAGTGGAGTGTAGCCAGACCATGGAATATGGACTTAGGGAGAGACCTGAGGTGGTTATTGTTCAACTGTAGCTCCCTGAGTCTCTTGGTCTTGTGGAATAGGCCTCTGGGAATCTTGCTTATTGCGTTGTTGTCCAGGTAGAGTGTCCGTAGCCTTCTCAGTCTGGAGAACAAGGCATTGTGGAAGTCAGCTATCTGATTGTTGTCCAGCTGGAGTTCCCTTAGCTTAGACACCATGTGAAAGAGCCCTGGTGATATGTATGAGATATTGTTGCTGTCAAGTTGCAGCTCTCTCAGCATAGTTAGGTTGTGAAACAGGTTCTCTGGAAGGTATGTCAGCCTGTTGTGGTAGAGATCCAGGAGCTCCAGTCTGCATAGATATTGAAACACTTCAGAAGGAAGGGATTGGAGGTTATTGTAGCTCAGATCCAATTGACCGAGATGTGCTAGACCACTCAATGAGTCCTTAGCCATTATGCTCAGATGGTTATTATTCAAAACCAAAATCCTTAGATGGCTGAGCTCAGAGAAAGCATCTTCTGGTAAAAATGTGATGCTGTTCTTCTGGAGGTACAAGCTGTGCAGCTTTGACACATCCTTCAGGGCAGCAACGGGCACAGAATCTAACCTGTTTCCACTGAGGTCCAGATGACTCAGGTTAACTGCTCCACTGAATGTGCCATTCCCAATGCTAACCAAGTTGTTCTTAGACAAAATCAACTTTACCAATTTGGATGAATTCTCAAACACCCCTTCCTCAATCTCCACAATACTGTTGCTGCTCAGGTGAAGGTCAGTGAGTGCAGGGGCTCCACCCAGTGCCCCGTACTGCAGGCTGTTGATCTGGTTCAGTGTTAGAATGAGCGTCTTTAATTGACCAAGGCCTTGTAGGGATCCTGGTTGCAGGGCCTCCATGTTGTTCTCGCTGAGGTCCAGGAAGGTGAGTGCTGAGAGGCCTTGGAGCTGCCAAGGGCCCAATGAACCCAGGTAATTACCCCTGAGAAACAGCTTGACCAGGCTGCTCATGTTGGGCCAGATGAAGTTGGAAGTCAAGGAGACATTGAGACAGTTCTTGGTGAGATCCAGGAACTGCAGCTGCTCCAGTCCACTGGTGGGGAATGCCTCGATCAGGTTGTGGGCCATATAAAGCTCCTCAGTACCATCTGGGAGGTTAGGGAACTTCTTCAGCCTCTTGTCCGGGCAGCTGACTGTGACGTTGTCCAGACATTCACATGGTGAGGCAGGACAGGTAGCAGCTACTGAGATGAGTGCCATGATGACCGTACTTAAACTCACCAACATTGCGAGGAACTAATATTGATATGACAGGAAAAGAAATTGGGTCAATGTGAGATCTGAAACAAATATATGAAACTTCTGTTGTGACATAATTCCTGTTTACCAGTACACATCCTGCTCAACCGTGTCAATGTAATCTATGCCAATTCATTGTTCATTTCTTTGGATATTCAGTACAATGTCTTGTTAATTATGTGAAAATCTTGCGacactacaaacttgttggacgcatttgcagtttgttttgtttgtgtttcagattatgctgtgcccaatagaaatgaatggtaaataatgtattgtgtcatttcagaatcacttttattgtaaatgagaatttaaTCTGTTTcagaacacttctacattcatgtggatgttACTGTGAttatgaatgaatcatgaataatgatgaatgaAAAAGTTACAGGTGCAAAAAGATCATGCCTCCAAAACATTGGAGTTGGAGTACGAGTTGGAGTACGATATTTATGCTAGCATCCACATTTACAATACAAGTGAGTCcaagatacataaagtgctttcatttctaaatgatAAAACAGATGAAAATACGCTCAAATGAaatgtgacattctgtactgtacaTAAATACTGTACTGAATGAAAACATTTGATCACAAATCCAAAATGccggagtatagagccaaattaaaagttTGTCTATAAACATATCAGTACTGTGTAGCAATGAGTACAATATAATTACACTGTGCTTTCCAACTTATTCCAACTTAACAAATATACAGTTTCCCTGTcacttattataaaatggaacCCAACAGATTGCTTGGGAGTGACACCATCTGTCTTTACAGTAGATTCCCTTATATAAAATTCCATCATTAAAACTTTTATTGAGATTTAAGGGTCAacctgcagttcaaacaataacaaagcgacACCCCGCCACTCTTTTGgttaaaagctgagggatggggctgcaGAAATGTAACACTCAAATTCATGGACATGGCTATGGATACAAGGAAAAGTATAGTttaaaccatgttttgaggctttaCATTGTTAGTTTACAAGTACAATGTTTACTAACaaaggagtaaaacaagcttatatttttggttctgatggggtacaactgTTGAACTAAGCTTATGAGGCAtccataagttatattcttcaagaatcaatgggtataataTCATTAATTTTAAAGTCTAAAAATGAATGTTACAAGGCCAATTGCCCCTTTAAGGACTTGCATGTTTATCATATTTTAGTAATGACAAAAGTGTAAAATATGTGCATGCATTTCATTCTCACTTTGAAAGTAAGAGTAAATGCACAGTTGCATACAAATATTCAACCACATTTTTTATTCACTAATCATAAGTCAACTTACCTTTGAGGAGGATAGATTTGTGCTGCATGTGATTGTAGTGAAGTCATAATGGTGAAAGGCACTTGCTTTTAAAGGTGAGGGTTTTAGATGTCGGAAACTTTTTTCAGAATATTACAATTTGTCAGCACAAATGTTGTGGTTTAGAGCCCCTATCTGTGACATCAGATCAGTCTCATATTTGATTACCACAGAAAGCTAGGCAGGTGTCTAGAGGTGAGAGATGCATGTCAGTACCAAGAAAATGAAATAAACCACTTCAAAGCGTTGTCTGTGACTGCACTGCAATCAGTCTAGTCTGTGTCTAGGGTATACTGATAATATCTTGCTGTGTTTGATAATGTAgaacaggtattcccaaactggggtacgcggAATGCCATCAGGGTATGCCAAGTAAAAATGTTattcacatttttttatttattaattaattaacattttcaaacagttcatttatattttccaacagggctatacatctgggtgtgtcacgttctgacctttatttcctttgttttgtatttatttcgtatggtcagggcgtgagttgggtgggcagtctatgttttttttttctaggttttgggtatttctatgtttcggcctagtatggttctcaatcagaggcaggtgttattagttgtctctgattgagaatcatacttaggtagcctgggtttcactgtgtgtttgtgggtgattgttcctgtctctgcaccagataggactgtttaggttttctcacgtttgttgttttttgttagttatctcatgtgtagtgtctttataaattaaagaacatgaataaccaccacgctgcattttggtccgcctctacttcacctaaagaaagccgttacagggtgaggtttttttctcacctgagtagcctcgtttcactgccaaaattaaactatctagtgttcagtgaaataacaacacaatgtccgaTACAGGTAATtaacgggaattccactaacagtctgtatgtagccaaacgtagctgctgctcatttcgTTTGTCCGAAAATTGATTgttaacatgtttttttgtgtCAAAAGTAAGGCCctcgtccatagagacacataccagctctactggtagtactgctactaccagcagtactacacctgcgcctgtcgacgacacaagttgttctgcttccacgagcacatccaatgctagcatcagtaattctacatttgttgttagcccagctagcatagacactgacagttgtgaatctgatgcagctgaagagctactgcccccttacctgggaaagcactgAACAAccgacagggacgttggaccctCATAGaggtgcaaatatgatgagaactacattgatttggtgttcacttatattgggagtagtgcctttccccagccacagtgtgttatatgtgcaaagtACTAAATAGTCTGggtcagagtatcctgccttggcaaatcgcgctgttatgACACTGAtaccctttgcaaccacatacctatatgagagtggattcttggccctcactatcataaactaaatacaggcacagactgcgTGTGGAAAAagacagactctctccaatacaacccaacattgcagagttatgtgcatactttcaagcacacccttctcataaACTTGTGGTGATTTATCCACAAGTTTTGATGaaaaaataaggttttatatgtaagatggctacgtaaagagcaaaattattgattattatttgtgccctgtcctataagagctctttgtcacttctcaCGAGCAAACTCACACTTATTCTTATGTTTAAtgaatgtatcgtatagtgtgtgtgtggcaggcttacaatgaaggcaaaaaacatttgagagtgcgctgaccctggtgctagagagggtacgcagctggaggttgaatgttttaagGGGTACGGGActttaaaaagtttgggaaccactcaTGTAGAAAATGCAAAAGGCACACACATTTTGATGGGAAATGTAGTATTTGTAAACAATTATCTGATAACTTATAACATAGTAATGTACTGtgcagagtgagaggaagagcgaaaggaagagagtgagagagacagagcgaaagagagagagagtaagatggagagagaatgcAGCGATGGTCTGTTCAGTTGATTCACTTCCTATTTATTTTTTCCTTATATGTTTCAGTTTCAATCACCAAGCATATATCTGAGAGCCTTGAAGCATGGCAAGTAAGCTATGCTAGATGAAAGTGAGACCTTTTTGTAAGATGTCTTTCCAGGCTCTTTTTTGAGTGGCTCTGGTCATTTTCACCCTTTTAAGCATTTTGTGATCAACTTGATCTCATAATAGATGCAGACATAAAGGGTAATGGTAGAGAGTGGGACAATTCAATTTGTGACCCAAAATGTGGCAAGAGGTTATTCTAAATGTTGAAACTTGAAACAAGGATGAAAGATTAAAGTACTGTAGGCCAATGTGCTTCCCCGGCTGTTTTGAATAGGCCTCCCTGTGGTTCCAGTTCAAACTCACACCAGTTCGGAGACTGGAAGTACTTTGATTTCCTGATGCTgcactctaccctctctcttatATAGACTACACAAATGGAAGAGGGTTTTCAGGCTCAAAACAGCAGGCGATCACCATGTCACAATTATAATGTTAAAAAGGGGGGTTTGCTGATGATGCAACAAAACACTGCCACCACATAACAAGTAAAAGAAAACAGAATCATTGACAACCACAAGATGACGCCATCACAACAGTAATAAGGATGCCTCTGGCCGTGATGTGGCTACTACTCCACTAGGTGGCCCTCTATAACCTAACATAATTTGCAACACAGCACAGAGAGCAAACAGGATGACATTGCAACTTCTCACCAACAAGATGAGCAAACAAGGTAAACATAACAAGCAAAAGTATGATAACTATATATGAGATATTAGAAAAAAATAATTTCTAAAAAATGCCACTCTTGCCTATTTCAATGTTAACCTAACCAATGCATTATTCTGTTGCCCATATATTCTTGAAACCCATAATCTATACAATCAATGGTCTTTATTTGTATCTATTTGATTCCTTTAACAATTTGCATTCATATTAACAGTTGGACAACATCTTCAAGCATATTTGAATTACAGCCAAGTCTCATCAAA
Above is a window of Oncorhynchus kisutch isolate 150728-3 linkage group LG18, Okis_V2, whole genome shotgun sequence DNA encoding:
- the LOC109909583 gene encoding insulin-like growth factor-binding protein complex acid labile subunit, which translates into the protein MLVSLSTVIMALISVAATCPASPCECLDNVTVSCPDKRLKKFPNLPDGTEELYMAHNLIEAFPTSGLEQLQFLDLTKNCLNVSLTSNFIWPNMSSLVKLFLRGNYLGSLGPWQLQGLSALTFLDLSENNMEALQPGSLQGLGQLKTLILTLNQINSLQYGALGGAPALTDLHLSSNSIVEIEEGVFENSSKLVKLILSKNNLVSIGNGTFSGAVNLSHLDLSGNRLDSVPVAALKDVSKLHSLYLQKNSITFLPEDAFSELSHLRILVLNNNHLSIMAKDSLSGLAHLGQLDLSYNNLQSLPSEVFQYLCRLELLDLYHNRLTYLPENLFHNLTMLRELQLDSNNISYISPGLFHMVSKLRELQLDNNQIADFHNALFSRLRRLRTLYLDNNAISKIPRGLFHKTKRLRELQLNNNHLRSLPKSIFHGLATLHSLKLSNNCLTALQPEQFSTLGNLRELLLNENLIEDLPTGIFSELRSLKMLDLDNNRLTALTPAGFDGLGTLKELHLSFNQLRDLPHATFDSLDDLRRLLLQNNRLVALHPQVFTPLANLQELDLDNNQIEQLHPDMFQGPHRLQKLHLKSNRLSTLLNGTLEPLQSLKALHLEGNPWDCSCRSPILYISNWIINNTQMLQDEPMCSTLNRPISQPAHLLKPCVSFACFPRHKLPLEMLTVLTAWLLASGFL